Proteins found in one Triticum urartu cultivar G1812 chromosome 4, Tu2.1, whole genome shotgun sequence genomic segment:
- the LOC125553091 gene encoding phospholipase D delta-like isoform X1 has translation MGSAAGADAPVHLHGDLEVWIAEARRLPNMDITSERMRSCFTACVSGEGGSRSGGSAGSRSKKKKKKKRLITSASYAYVSVCLAGATVAQTRVIPNSGAPRWDERFRVEVAHAAATLDLHVKDNHVFGARLIGVASVPARRLAAGALVHGWFPVVHAHGHHHHHHGSSPAAELRFCLRYTPVAQQHGGSSPLCAAVPNAYFPLRRGGRVTLYQDAHVADGQLPGIELDGGGTYEHGRCWEDISRAIVDAHHLVYVVGWSIHHPIRLVREPAAGTGTTMKTLGELLKGKVHEGVRVVMLIWDDKTSHDRFLLKTDGVMHTHDEQTRKFFRHSGVHCVLVPRYGSNKLSIFKQHVVGTLFTHHQKCVIVDSQAAGNNRKITAFLGGLDLCDGRYDTPEHRLFKDLDTVFHQDFHNPTFPVNSYGPRQPWHDLHCKIEGPAAYDILTNFEQRWRKATKWRVNLKKVVIWHYDTLIKIKRMPWIVSPSTDEADARVCHEQDTENWHVQVFRSIDSGSVKGFPKLVQEAQSQNLVCAKNLKIDRSIHSAYVKAIRSAQHFIYIENQYFIGSSFCWHSHKNTGADNLIPVELALKIASKIKAKQRFAVYIVIPMWPEGIPTTAAVQQILFWQVCSQPKSIGANHVYDVQDHSGRSREPGSPRLPSSRLSELLLPWEARARRLSGGELMQRQLCSGHGAEAPEVHDLRALQRDGGGRRVRGDRVGQHQPEVHGRVQGHGDRHGRVPAAPHLGRRPRRSSSRTGVRVQDVAVGGAPGRQGGGVVPAAGVGGVRAAGERGGGGELAGVRVAGRDDEGAPDAVPREGGQGRRRWAAAGPRVLPGRRRQGPRRAVIAARCSHHVIKLTDCQDPKNTNETALTQKKKRKEKL, from the exons ATGGGCTCTGCCGCCGGCGCCGATGCGCCGGTGCACCTTCACGGCGACCTGGAGGTGTGGATCGCGGAGGCCAGGCGGCTCCCCAACATGGACATCACGTCGGAGCGCATGCGGAGTTGCTTCACCGCCTGCGTTAGCGGCGAGGGCGGGTCCAGGAGCGGCGGCAGCGCCGGCAGCCggagcaagaagaagaagaagaagaagcggctCATCACCAGCGCCAGCTACGCCTACGTGTCCGTGTGCCTGGCGGGCGCCACGGTGGCGCAGACCCGGGTGATCCCCAACTCCGGCGCGCCCCGGTGGGACGAGCGCTTCCGCGTCGAGGtcgcccacgccgccgccacccTCGACCTCCACGTCAAGGACAACCACGTCTTCGGCGCGCGCCTCATCGGCGTCGCCTCCGTCcccgcccgccgcctcgccgccggaGCTCTAGTCCACGGCTGGTTCCCCGTCGTCCACGCCCACggtcaccaccaccaccaccacggcAGCAGCCCGGCCGCCGAGCTGCGCTTCTGCCTGCGCTACACCCCGGTGGCCCAGCAGCACGGCGGCAGCAGCCCGCTGTGCGCCGCCGTGCCTAACGCCTACTTCCCGCTCCGCCGGGGCGGCCGCGTCACGCTCTACCAGGACGCCCACGTCGCCGACGGGCAGCTCCCTGGGATTGAGCTTGATGGCGGCGGGACGTATGAGCACGGCCGGTGCTGGGAGGACATCTCCCGCGCCATCGTCGACGCGCACCACCTCGTCTACGTCGTCGGCTGGTCCATCCACCACCCCATCCGCCTCGTCAGGGAGCCCGCCGCCGGCACCGGCACCACCATGAAGACGCTCGGGGAGCTCCTCAAAGGCAAGGTCCACGAGGGCGTCCGCGTGGTCATGCTCATCTGGGACGACAAGACGTCCCACGACAGGTTCCTCCTCAAAACG GACGGCGTGATGCACACCCACGACGAGCAGACCAGAAAGTTCTTCAGGCACTCGGGCGTCCACTGCGTGTTGGTTCCTCGCTACGGCAGCAACAAGCTCAGCATCTTCAAGCAGCAC GTTGTGGGGACTCTGTTTACGCACCATCAGAAATGCGTGATTGTCGATTCGCAGGCCGCGGGAAACAACCGCAAGATCACCGCATTTCTCGGCGGTCTGGACCTGTGTGATGGCAGATATGATACGCCTGAGCATAGGCTTTTCAAAGACCTTGACACTGTTTTTCATCAGGATTTTCATAATCCTACCTTCCCT GTTAATTCTTATGGACCAAGGCAGCCATGGCATGATTTGCACTGCAAAATCGAGGGTCCTGCCGCCTATGACATACTGACAAACTTCGAACAACGATGGCGGAAAGCCACGAAATGGAGGGTCAACCTTAAAAAGGTTGTCATTTGGCATTACGACACATTGATCAAGATTAAACGGATGCCCTGGATTGTTTCACCTTCTACCGATGAGGCGGATGCGCGTGTTTGTCACGAACAGGACACGGAAAACTGGCATGTACAG GTTTTCAGGTCAATTGACTCAGGATCTGTCAAGGGGTTTCCTAAACTTGTCCAAGAGGCACAGTCACAG AATCTAGTTTGTGCCAAGAATCTAAAAATTGACAGGAGCATACACAGTGCATACGTGAAAGCCATCAGGTCTGCACAACACTTCATATACATCGAGAACCAGTACTTCATTGGGTCTTCATTCTGCTGGCATTCACACAAAAATACAG GTGCAGACAATTTAATACCCGTCGAGCTGGCCTTGAAGATTGCGAGCAAGATCAAAGCGAAGCAGCGATTTGCGGTCTACATTGTTATCCCAATGTGGCCTGAAGGCATCCCAACCACAGCAGCAGTGCAGCAAATCCTCTTTTGGCAGGTTTGCTCCCAACCAAAGTCTATAG GGGCAAACCATGTCTATGATGTACAAGATCATAGCGGACGCTCTCGAGAGCCAGGGTCTCCTCGACTCCCATCCTCAAGACTATCTGAACTTCTACTGCCTTGGGAGGCGCGAGCTCGCCGCCTCTCCGGAGGAGAGCTTATGCAACGACAACTCTGCTCTG GGCATGGCGCAGAAGCACCGGAGGTTCATGATCTACGTGCACTCCAAAGGGATGGTGGTGGACGACGAGTACGTGGTGATCGGGTCGGCCAACATCAACCAGAGGTCCATGGAAGGGTCCAGGGACACGGAGATCGCCATGGGCGCGTACCAGCCGCACCACACCTCGGCCGGAGACCACGGCGCTCCTCCTCGCGGACAGGTGTACGGGTACAGGATGTCGCTGTGGGCGGAGCACCTGGGCGGCAGGGCGGAGGAGTGGTTCCGGCGGCCGGAGTCGGAGGAGTGCGTGCGGCGGGTGaacgcggcggcggaggagaacTGGCGGGCGTACGTGTCGCCGGACGAGACGACGAGGGGGCACCTGATGCGGTACCCCGTGAAGGTGGACAGGGACGGCGGCGTTGGGCCGCTGCCGGGCCACGAGTGCTTCCCGGACGTCGGCGGCAAGGTCCTCGGCGGGCAGTCATCGCTGCCCGATGCTCTCACCACGTAATTAAGCTAACCGATTGTCAGGATCCAAAGAACACTAACGAG
- the LOC125553092 gene encoding protein SPIRAL1-like 1, with product MAESPENAAAAPAPAPPAAPAPAPAPATKPSPPTRSGIPPRYDLDAKWDACLDLSIRRVAYSSLAGAFGGLILFRSPTTRWASVALGAGVGIGAAFTECSYIFNGSPPKWSAKASTVPAHSEGGDN from the exons ATGGCGGAGTCGCCCGAGAACGCCGCCGCGgcgcccgcgcccgcgccaccCGCCGCTCCCGCCCCGGCCCCGGCGCCGGCAACGAAGCCGTCCCCGCCCACCAGGTCCGGGATCCCGCCGCGGTACGACCTCGACGCCAAGTGGGACGCCTGCCTCGACCTCTCCATCCGCCGCGTCGCCTactcctccctcgccggcgcCTTCGGGGGCCTCATCCTCTTCC GTAGCCCAACAACCCGCTGGGCATCAGTTGCCCTTGGAGCTGGCGTGGGGATAGGGGCTGCGTTCACTGAATGCTCATACATATTCAATGGTTCTCCTCCAAAGTGGTCGGCCAAAGCTTCGACTGTTCCTGCTCATTCTGAA GGGGGAGACAATTAA
- the LOC125553091 gene encoding phospholipase D delta-like isoform X2: protein MGSAAGADAPVHLHGDLEVWIAEARRLPNMDITSERMRSCFTACVSGEGGSRSGGSAGSRSKKKKKKKRLITSASYAYVSVCLAGATVAQTRVIPNSGAPRWDERFRVEVAHAAATLDLHVKDNHVFGARLIGVASVPARRLAAGALVHGWFPVVHAHGHHHHHHGSSPAAELRFCLRYTPVAQQHGGSSPLCAAVPNAYFPLRRGGRVTLYQDAHVADGQLPGIELDGGGTYEHGRCWEDISRAIVDAHHLVYVVGWSIHHPIRLVREPAAGTGTTMKTLGELLKGKVHEGVRVVMLIWDDKTSHDRFLLKTDGVMHTHDEQTRKFFRHSGVHCVLVPRYGSNKLSIFKQHVVGTLFTHHQKCVIVDSQAAGNNRKITAFLGGLDLCDGRYDTPEHRLFKDLDTVFHQDFHNPTFPVNSYGPRQPWHDLHCKIEGPAAYDILTNFEQRWRKATKWRVNLKKVVIWHYDTLIKIKRMPWIVSPSTDEADARVCHEQDTENWHVQVFRSIDSGSVKGFPKLVQEAQSQNLVCAKNLKIDRSIHSAYVKAIRSAQHFIYIENQYFIGSSFCWHSHKNTGADNLIPVELALKIASKIKAKQRFAVYIVIPMWPEGIPTTAAVQQILFWQGQTMSMMYKIIADALESQGLLDSHPQDYLNFYCLGRRELAASPEESLCNDNSALGMAQKHRRFMIYVHSKGMVVDDEYVVIGSANINQRSMEGSRDTEIAMGAYQPHHTSAGDHGAPPRGQVYGYRMSLWAEHLGGRAEEWFRRPESEECVRRVNAAAEENWRAYVSPDETTRGHLMRYPVKVDRDGGVGPLPGHECFPDVGGKVLGGQSSLPDALTT from the exons ATGGGCTCTGCCGCCGGCGCCGATGCGCCGGTGCACCTTCACGGCGACCTGGAGGTGTGGATCGCGGAGGCCAGGCGGCTCCCCAACATGGACATCACGTCGGAGCGCATGCGGAGTTGCTTCACCGCCTGCGTTAGCGGCGAGGGCGGGTCCAGGAGCGGCGGCAGCGCCGGCAGCCggagcaagaagaagaagaagaagaagcggctCATCACCAGCGCCAGCTACGCCTACGTGTCCGTGTGCCTGGCGGGCGCCACGGTGGCGCAGACCCGGGTGATCCCCAACTCCGGCGCGCCCCGGTGGGACGAGCGCTTCCGCGTCGAGGtcgcccacgccgccgccacccTCGACCTCCACGTCAAGGACAACCACGTCTTCGGCGCGCGCCTCATCGGCGTCGCCTCCGTCcccgcccgccgcctcgccgccggaGCTCTAGTCCACGGCTGGTTCCCCGTCGTCCACGCCCACggtcaccaccaccaccaccacggcAGCAGCCCGGCCGCCGAGCTGCGCTTCTGCCTGCGCTACACCCCGGTGGCCCAGCAGCACGGCGGCAGCAGCCCGCTGTGCGCCGCCGTGCCTAACGCCTACTTCCCGCTCCGCCGGGGCGGCCGCGTCACGCTCTACCAGGACGCCCACGTCGCCGACGGGCAGCTCCCTGGGATTGAGCTTGATGGCGGCGGGACGTATGAGCACGGCCGGTGCTGGGAGGACATCTCCCGCGCCATCGTCGACGCGCACCACCTCGTCTACGTCGTCGGCTGGTCCATCCACCACCCCATCCGCCTCGTCAGGGAGCCCGCCGCCGGCACCGGCACCACCATGAAGACGCTCGGGGAGCTCCTCAAAGGCAAGGTCCACGAGGGCGTCCGCGTGGTCATGCTCATCTGGGACGACAAGACGTCCCACGACAGGTTCCTCCTCAAAACG GACGGCGTGATGCACACCCACGACGAGCAGACCAGAAAGTTCTTCAGGCACTCGGGCGTCCACTGCGTGTTGGTTCCTCGCTACGGCAGCAACAAGCTCAGCATCTTCAAGCAGCAC GTTGTGGGGACTCTGTTTACGCACCATCAGAAATGCGTGATTGTCGATTCGCAGGCCGCGGGAAACAACCGCAAGATCACCGCATTTCTCGGCGGTCTGGACCTGTGTGATGGCAGATATGATACGCCTGAGCATAGGCTTTTCAAAGACCTTGACACTGTTTTTCATCAGGATTTTCATAATCCTACCTTCCCT GTTAATTCTTATGGACCAAGGCAGCCATGGCATGATTTGCACTGCAAAATCGAGGGTCCTGCCGCCTATGACATACTGACAAACTTCGAACAACGATGGCGGAAAGCCACGAAATGGAGGGTCAACCTTAAAAAGGTTGTCATTTGGCATTACGACACATTGATCAAGATTAAACGGATGCCCTGGATTGTTTCACCTTCTACCGATGAGGCGGATGCGCGTGTTTGTCACGAACAGGACACGGAAAACTGGCATGTACAG GTTTTCAGGTCAATTGACTCAGGATCTGTCAAGGGGTTTCCTAAACTTGTCCAAGAGGCACAGTCACAG AATCTAGTTTGTGCCAAGAATCTAAAAATTGACAGGAGCATACACAGTGCATACGTGAAAGCCATCAGGTCTGCACAACACTTCATATACATCGAGAACCAGTACTTCATTGGGTCTTCATTCTGCTGGCATTCACACAAAAATACAG GTGCAGACAATTTAATACCCGTCGAGCTGGCCTTGAAGATTGCGAGCAAGATCAAAGCGAAGCAGCGATTTGCGGTCTACATTGTTATCCCAATGTGGCCTGAAGGCATCCCAACCACAGCAGCAGTGCAGCAAATCCTCTTTTGGCAG GGGCAAACCATGTCTATGATGTACAAGATCATAGCGGACGCTCTCGAGAGCCAGGGTCTCCTCGACTCCCATCCTCAAGACTATCTGAACTTCTACTGCCTTGGGAGGCGCGAGCTCGCCGCCTCTCCGGAGGAGAGCTTATGCAACGACAACTCTGCTCTG GGCATGGCGCAGAAGCACCGGAGGTTCATGATCTACGTGCACTCCAAAGGGATGGTGGTGGACGACGAGTACGTGGTGATCGGGTCGGCCAACATCAACCAGAGGTCCATGGAAGGGTCCAGGGACACGGAGATCGCCATGGGCGCGTACCAGCCGCACCACACCTCGGCCGGAGACCACGGCGCTCCTCCTCGCGGACAGGTGTACGGGTACAGGATGTCGCTGTGGGCGGAGCACCTGGGCGGCAGGGCGGAGGAGTGGTTCCGGCGGCCGGAGTCGGAGGAGTGCGTGCGGCGGGTGaacgcggcggcggaggagaacTGGCGGGCGTACGTGTCGCCGGACGAGACGACGAGGGGGCACCTGATGCGGTACCCCGTGAAGGTGGACAGGGACGGCGGCGTTGGGCCGCTGCCGGGCCACGAGTGCTTCCCGGACGTCGGCGGCAAGGTCCTCGGCGGGCAGTCATCGCTGCCCGATGCTCTCACCACGTAA